From a single Raphanus sativus cultivar WK10039 chromosome 3, ASM80110v3, whole genome shotgun sequence genomic region:
- the LOC108846081 gene encoding probable aminotransferase TAT3 has translation MASNGNVNCTADDVVWKFKGNGATSDAAAVTLRKLVFGMFKNCNFNNGKTILPSTTHSFKTCPEAEEAVAAAARSGTANSYAPSPGIFNARRAVADYLNGELPTKLRPEDVYITGGCNQAIEIIIDSLAGNPAANILLPNPGYPHYDARATYTGVEVRKYDLLPERDFEIDLDGLEAAADKNTVALVLINPNNPCGNVYTYDHLKKVAEMARKLGIVVISDEVYDQVVYGEKLFVPMGIFASIAPVITLGSISKGWVVPGWRIGWMAINDSNSILKQAGVVQSIEDCLDLTPQPSFILQEALPEILEKTPKEYFAKKNKAMKRNVELSLERLRDIPCLFCPKKPESCSYLWLRLDTSVLDNIKNDLEFCTKLVSEESLVLVPGVALGAKNWVRISIGTEEPELEETYDRLKSFYGRHAISKESIKPNGHTTVNQRVVAVI, from the exons ATGGCGAGCAACGGTAATGTCAACTGCACTGCAGACGACGTTGTTTGGAAGTTCAAAGGAAACGGTGCGACGAGTGATGCAGCTGCGGTCACGTTGAGAAAACTCGTCTTTGGAATGTTTAAAAACTGCAACTTCAACAATGGAAAAACTATTTTGCCCTCCACGACTCATAGCTTCAAGACTTGCCCTGAAGCGGAAGAAGCTGTGGCTGCAGCCGCCCGCTCCGGCACGGCCAACTCATATGCACCTAGCCCTGGAATTTTTAACGCTAGAAG aGCCGTTGCAGATTATCTAAATGGTGAGCTTCCTACTAAGCTAAGGCCGGAGGATGTGTATATCACGGGCGGATGCAACCAAGCGATTGAGATTATAATAGATTCTCTCGCAGGCAATCCAGCAGCCAACATTCTGCTTCCTAATCCAGGATATCCTCACTATGATGCTCGCGCTACTTACACCGGCGTCGAGGTTCGCAAATACGATCTCCTCCCGGAAAGAGATTTTGAGATTGATCTGGACGGCCTCGAGGCTGCTGCCGATAAGAATACAGTCGCACTTGTTCTCATCAACCCCAACAATCCATGTGGAAACGTCTACACCTACGATCATCTTAAAAAG GTTGCGGAGATGGCTAGGAAACTTGGTATAGTGGTTATATCCGACGAAGTATATGATCAGGTTGTATATGGCGAAAAGCTCTTTGTTCCAATGGGGATATTTGCATCCATAGCTCCGGTGATCACGCTCGGATCCATATCCAAAGGATGGGTTGTACCTGGCTGGAGAATCGGCTGGATGGCCATCAACGATTCTAATAGCATTCTTAAACAAGCAGGG GTAGTCCAATCAATAGAGGATTGTCTTGATTTAACTCCACAACCGTCATTTATTCTTCAG GAAGCACTTCCTGAAATATTGGAGAAAACACCAAAGGAGTACTTCGCCAAGAAGAACAAAGCTATGAAACGCAATGTAGAGCTTTCACTTGAGAGGCTACGGGACATTCCTTGTCTGTTTTGCCCCAAGAAACCTGAATCTTGTTCTTACTTATGg ttaaGGCTTGACACATCAGTGCTAGATAATATAAAAAACGATCTCGAGTTTTGCACGAAGCTAGTCAGTGAAGAAAGTCTAGTCCTTGTACCAG GAGTGGCTTTAGGAGCGAAGAATTGGGTGAGGATCTCGATTGGCACTGAAGAACCAGAGTTAGAGGAGACCTACGACAGATTAAAAAGTTTCTACGGTCGTCATGCCATTTCTAAAGAAAGTATTAAACCCAATGGTCATACGACCGTTAATCAGAGAGTTGTCGCTGTCATCTGA